Genomic window (Argopecten irradians isolate NY chromosome 13, Ai_NY, whole genome shotgun sequence):
TCATGCCGGTACCTTTGTATTGAAATGAGTCCATACGGTCAGACAATGAAGCTAACGTTGTGGTTTATCATTAGTCATTGTTACATTGGTTGAAATTGTAAAGTGGCTTATACAAGTATGTTTTCATCTACGGCCCGGTCCCACTAAAGAGCGTATTAGTAACGGATGAATCTAGTTTACAAATTTCGACCGTTCGTTGTCATCCGCGACAAAACTggctaaaaataacaaattgtcAAGCATAAATAACGGATATATGTTAATAACGTATTGCAAATTTATGACAGACTGGAAATAATAGACAGATATGTCGATTTCTGCCATATTAATACAGAAGTTTTGGTTTACGCTATTTGTTACAATTTCGCAAATTAAATTGTTctcaaataaaatgcaaaacaGACGTTACATAAACGCTTTATTCATTCGCTACAAATTACTTTAATTCGTGATGTCAACGTAATAGGTACGTTAAATATTCGTTTTACATATTATTCCAGTTCGCTTTACGCCGCAAAACCCTATCAGTTGAGGATACTAACGAATATCAGCGGTTATGAAGCGCATAAAATAAGCATGCATTGAGTATATATTGGTACGAATAGCGCATCTAATGCGAATAATTTCCGCAATCAATATTTTGTGTAGTTCAAACATCCGGGAATGGAAACGCATGCCTATGCGGATAATTGCGGATGTGTGCGGATGTTGGGCGACAGATACAAGTACGATTTACGAATTTTGCGTATGTTCAGCGAATATCAGCCAATTTTGTGCGCAATGCATTTGCAAATCTTTCTAAACACCAGTGGGACCGGGCTTTTAATAATACGCGTACATAAGGCTTAAAAAAACAAGAACTTTTATATTGCATACATTATGTGTCCTAGCTAATGTTTATAGTGCATCATACCTGCTTGTCTGTccttttaaatgattttcacagcttaaaaATTTTCGCCCAATTATGGCGCATATAACTTtgacaaaatttaaacacaccGAATAAATGAATGCCTTCTTCTAAAAATAAACTATTACTATTGCATTCATACGCGATAATTATATTGTTCACGCGCAATAGTAATGCATTCGCATGCAAAAGTACTGTGCTCGCACGCAATatttatttgcttttttatttttttttatttatatttccataTCCTTTCCAATGAaccaaaaaaacaattaatagtgtacaatcatttcatataagatttCATGAAAGAGCtcaagaagtttttttttcgaACCTTTGTGAAAGCTAATGATACATTACAGATTAAATTATTTAGATTATGCACGCACATGTATGTTGTGAAATTAAAGTGGAAAATTTGCTTTTTGATCTTGTTGTTCcatattgtttgatttaatttcatttgtttttactattctattatatcaaatattaattttcttttaatttgaaaattaaagttaatatcatataattacatttttttttaataattcttgttattaaaaagacataaaacataaataaacaaacgtTTGACTCGTGTCCAactcatttaaatgtttataattatgtataaagaTGTATCAAACTGTAATTGTTTATGTAAAAAGCATAGATTTTGTTGACGACTTATGTTTTGGCGTAAATAGAGTTTTTGGCGTCTCCCTGACGTCTGTTATGTTTTAATAAGCTAGTAGGGTGTTGTCTCCGACTAAATTTGTGATAAATTCTTCTTTAAATACTTATCATCACATTTATTACACCGTTACAGAATGTGCAACGTTCACACTGGTGATGCATGTAACTAAATACCACAGGGGTTCGGCGCAAATTTCACATCGTTGGTCCATGTAACATACCAACAATATATTAATATCGGTAGTAAATCACGACTATGTATCAAGAACCTGTGCCCCGtgtgaatatttcatatttccgGGAGATGTTAAACTATTTACGTAATTAATTATTACATTCAACAGCAAAGAggaaaaattaacattttacatatgaaaattattttcgcACTATGAGACTTAGCTAAATAAAAtttttatacacatattttaataaaagacAAACAgaatgtgttattttaacaaagCTTACGAGATAATCCTCATGCATTTTACATTATGCAACCAGAGTGACATTCCAACCAAATTGTTGACGGATATTTCTCACCGAAGTCCGGTGAGGATTTTACTTCTTACTCTGGCCTGCCTTTGTGGGTTATAAACTTGGGTGTGGTCCACAAGCAGTCAGTAGTTGCACAACAGTGTGcatcaatttatcatttttggtGTTGCATAAAGTGATTTAACATTCAGTGGATGTGTTTACCTGTGACTTTTACTggacatttatatgtatacatgtgtagttATTACATTTCTGTTTTAGCTGAGATAGCCGAGTCATCAAACCGTCCGACATTCTACAATGTATTCTACGTATCTTGGCCATGGTGGCTGAGTAGTAAAAGTGTCTGAAATTCTATCACTTGCCTTCCACTTCTGTGTCTTgatgactgagtggttaaggcgtCTGACATTCTAGGTcactagccctccacttctgggtcacagtggctgagtggttaaggtgtcagacattctacctcTAGCCCTTCACCTCTTGGTCACAGTGACTGAATGGTTAAGGCGTCTGACATTCTATgtcactagccctccacctctaggtcacagtaatatgactgagtggttaaggtgtctaacatagccctccacctcttggtcactACCtctaggtgtctgacattctccagccctccacctctgggtcacagtggctgagtggttaaggcgtCTAAAATTCTACCACTAGCGGTTCACCTGATAGTAGATGCACATCgaatgtgttttatattttaccACAAATCCCCCTATGGATTACGATAGCAAAGTGGTTAAAGTGTATGACATTCCAGCACAGCTCTCGATATCCAGGCAGAGGTAACAGAGaaattattgtattatattacTTTCTTCCACCTCATGTTACGATGGTCATTTTTTTAATGTCCATTAGACCTTTAGGTTTGCGTTGGAGAGTCATTAGCCTGTCTTAAAAGTCGGCAACAACTCCAGGACTAGCGGTGGCTAAGTCATAAAGGCTATAACAATTCTACCACTTGCCCAACAGGTCTGGGCGGTGGTGGATGAGCAAGATGGCAGACAATGTCAAATATCGGCCTCTGCTTTCTCCATTTCTTGGCCACGTCTTTGTATCATTAGACTAATTCTCCCCAATTAGAATTGCAAAGCATGAACCAAAAGTGTTAATAGTGCCAATCACAATGCTAACTAATGGATTTGCGACCAGCCAATTCGTCCTTTGATAGTGGACCGAATTTTCTGTTCTTCTCGGCGATTGTTTCGTTGAGATAGCACTTAAAAGTAATAATCACGAGGTCGAGCAATCACAATGTGCAAGCTCAAACATATTTTACGGTATTCTTAAAACGCGAACGTGTCGCAAAAGCTGCATATCCTCACACGCTAATCTGCAGTATGAGCACTTTAAATGAGACTCTTCACGgatacattttttgttgttgttgtaatgACAGTGTCCTTTGCTTGTTACAGATCATGGAAAATTTACCGGAAGATTCCATAGCTTCGATCATCGAACAGACGATCGTCGAGGAAACTGTAACAGGagtaatcaaaatatttaacatcactgacgatGATTCGGACTTTACGACGATACCACCTCTGACACAAAGTGATTTATCGGAACCTCAAATAAACCGGACGGTAGTGCAATTAACAACCGGAAGTACCACACTAACAAATTTCTCGGATACGTTAGAAACATTTCCGGTTTTAGATAGAACTGAATCAGGTCCGTTTTCGATACAGGATCAAGTGATTATGGGGGCGGCAATTACGGTTGGACTCTTAGCTATATTAGCTGTGGTGCTTCGATTTACTATGCCTATCTTCAGAGTCCGACGAAAAGCGAAGAAACACACGACGGAAATCCAAGCTCAAGAGCTCTATGACGAGAAGACGATGGGAGACGGCAGGTAGGTACGACCttatcaatacattttataaatattaaggtcttttttcttttcattgttTGTGACCATATACGCATTTATCGGGGGAAATCCCCAACCTACGGCTAATTTGGCTGAACTTTGGCTGAAATCTGCACCAAAGGAAGCCTGTATTGCCTTATAAAGATGTCTCTTGATTGTCATGGCTCGTTGTAGATGGCCTGGACAACATAAGATataagtttaaatatttaaatcgCTTGTCCATAGCAATACAAAGCGTAGTGAAAGGAAATCGCGATTAGGATAAGCAATACTTTTCTAGTTAGCGGCTCATCGAAGACAGTACTACCATTAAATAATTCAGTTGTTAAGATAAAAAGACCAGGAAAAGATCGTGTTTTAAGTAAGATCtgaattcatatttatttattttacagcgTGTATGTTCCATACACATTACCAATGCattctgaccaatcacagtcATCGTCACAATCTGACCAATCGCAATCATCGACACAGTCGGACTGGTCAGAAACTTCTAGTAACCACACAAAAAGTACATATTACTCCTCGGATAGTCACCAGATGGCGCTGTGGAAGGAAGCCTCATTTGGAACTTTAATGGGGTCAACTTTGTCGTTACCCGTATGTTTACCGGGTGAAAGGTACGTAAGACTGTCTGATAATTTAACACTTTCTTTATTCGGATTCACGATTCTGGTATCTCAGTTAAAAATCTATTGATCATTTCACAGTAGATtttatcaaacgatatcaaaatcaatatttgatatttgatagtTCTAgagaatttattttattaaaaaataacaaataaatgaaaaaaaaaccctgtaTGAACATCAAGTGAaatgcacaaaaatataaaatgagtGAAATGcgcaaaaatatataatgagtGAAATGCGCAAAAACATAAAATGAGTGAAATGcgcaaaaatatataatgagtGAAGTGcgcaaaaatatataaaacgaGAAAAATgcgcaaaaatattaaaacgaGAAAAATGcgtaaaaatatcaaatgaatgAAATGCGCAAAAATATATGAGTGAAATGCGCAAAAATATATGAGTGAGTAAAATGcgcaaaaatatataatgagtGAAATGcgcaaaaatataaaatgagcgatatataagtaaaaacatAAAGTGAGCGATATATGCTCAAGAAAATCAAGTGAACAAATTCTCTTAATATTGGACTTAAATACGAACTGATCTAGATGTATGTGTTTTTAACTACAATTTACCTGTTGAACACCTGGCCAAATCCTTATCAATCCACATATATCAAGTCTTTCCGCAGTGTCCCGTCACGCATGCGTCGTTGACGCCCACATGCTTCGTTTTTAATTAATACTATAACAAATTGCATAATTTCTGAACAAATAAGCATAAATTTGCgtacatttttttatgaaaaaaatgggAGAACATGCCTTTTCATTTTAATGGGATTTAGGATGTCTTTGTGTAGTAAGTAAGCAGGAATGTAATCCCCACGTAGCTGACTTACATTATAATCTgaatcataaaaacaaataatggaaTTCATCACCAATATTCCGGTATTGCATAAATGAcatattctattgttacgttGAACTCCTATCCATCTTCGGTTTCAACCGGAAATTTAATATTGAAGTTCTGAATTTGCACATTGTTTTTCTGTCTTTTTCATTCAATcttattaaataattttcaagtcCAAAATGGTTTTTTTAATATAGAGTAATAAGAACCTCTCGAAGAGTTTTCAATATCTTGGAACCACGACTGGATGAAACTGATCCCTTAATTTCTGGGTAATAGTTGACTTCAGATACTTTTGAAAGGAAAGACGAATCACTGGGCGTGGGTGACGTCATGCCTCAGTGGATCTCTGTAGCTGCCCTTTTGAAATTAACGCTttggtcatttttttcattaaaattcccttattaatgatgtataaatatttttgttttaatctttGAACATCTCAGAGATCAAACAAATGTCATAGGGAACTTTTTTGCATAGTCTTTTGAATTTTCTTTAATCAGAAAATGTCATTATGTAAAAATACACAATCTCATTAAGACTTGAAGCTGATGAAAAATCACATTTATGAGAATTCATTTAAAACAGTGCAGGGATTAAACTTTCAAATACTAGTTACTGAGTATTTTCAGTATTGTTCCCCTATCTATGTCTCTAGGTttttatattgtgtataaataaaaatattcataatactgtattttattgtaaattcatatttatgtaaatcaTTACAGTGTTTGTAAAGGCTTCCTTAATTGTGACAACTTATCCTCGTCGTTAAAGAACATAAATTTGTTTGAACCAGACTAATTCCCAAATTGTCATAACACTTTGCATGGTGTCTTCTCTCATCTTTTCcaaaatcaaattgaaatattacttCAATTATATTTTAGGAAAGTTAGCACACTTCACATATTTATCTTAATCAATATCGTTATGTTCGTTGTACATGTTGTGCTGTGCTACAATGTGTGGAATCATGCGACTTTTTGgataatgtatttcattcacATGTTACCTTTTGACCTTTCCAGAAATAGCCTATCCCGATCGCATTCTGCAGAAGGACTGAACGCCAGTATAATGACAGCATTGTCTCGTAAAACGTAAGTACGCATGCGCACCTTATcgtcaaattattttttgtttacttaGTTACACATTCCCTGTGTGCGCTGATCATAAATAGACCTGGTCGTCCGTTATAGTACAGTAGAATTTATCAAAACCGGCAGTTGTTTAATCCAAATACCTGTATATTCTGGAGTTTTCCTTCTTGATTTACAGTAATTGCATTCTAAATCCGGAAACTTGTCTATATCAGCCAAATAATTCCTCATTCATCGGTGATGGTAGTTTTCTATCATTACAGCTGTCGTTGCCATGGTACCATACGAAATATGCATAACCTAGGCAAATTCGAAagtttttatgtcatttttgaacaatttttgatatttttacaaGAAACCTTGTAATTATGAACAAACTCAATTTTTACTAAGAATATGTAGGCACTTAAATTACATCTATAGGAGAAATATGAAGTTATTCAAGGACACGCTCTATGGTGTCAGGATGAAAACTTGAATGAGGTTTTGAAATTTGCTCAATACTGGATATTTTAAatagttaccatggcaactacatCTGCAATGACAGCTTTCTATGATACTATTATAACAGGGatgtactcgatatttgaaCAATTGAATCACTAAAAACCATGCACAGTCCTTTATtttctcaagtgacctattctaatcgccttttgtccgtcgtcgtgcgtcgtgcgtcgtccgtcgtatggcgataaacaatttactttttcgacttcttctccaaaactactaaaccgaatttgttgaaattttgcagaaaccttccatagccaaaggtcaaccaaaattgtgaattatatggtcccagccctCCAGGgccctgaggggtggggccaaaaggggtcaaataggctaaaatttcaaaaatcttcttctgaaaagtggtagaatcaaatactcttcatagattgaaaggtcttgaggccctggggagggggtcaagtttactatagtttatatagggaaaagacatttttgagcattatttggtcatttgtaataggaaataagtcagaTGTTTTCAGAATaatcagtatgagaaggccattgatcctattaacaatttttccacgactgacccccaggggcctgaggagtggggccaaaagggttcaaataggctaaaacttcaaaaatcttcttctgaaattccagaaatggcagaatcaaatactcttcatagattgaaaggtcttgaggtcctttacaaaaattgtgaagtatatgaccctggggtctcacgtttccccctggggaggggtggggtcaagtttactataatttatatagggaaaagacatttttgagcattatttggtcatttgtaataggaaatgagtcaaactttgttagaaatattagcctgagatagtattttaacatcatatccatattggtcctggtcgacccccaggggccagagggtgggccaaaattggtcaaaatggctaaaatttcaaaagtctccttctgaattttttgatggaaccaaatactcttcatagattcgACGGTctttttaaggccctttacaaaaattgtgaatttcatggccctggcatCTCAGACTTTCCCCTGTTTAGGGGTGAAAgctattttaattaatattggaaaaacacatttatgagcattatttgcttaattttcaataggtcaaacttggttagaattattacccaGTGATAGCATTTTtgcatcatatccatattggtcctggccaacctccaggggtagatgagcggggccaaaaggggtcaaaatgactaaaataagaaaaaaaaatcttctgaattcactgATTTGATGGAActagatactcttcatagattgaaaagtcagttataaaatcactgtctggattcaagggcctgatgggccaatatatagtgtttttgtgtctttgtttcattctgtatccgaactcaggtgaccgctaaggcccatgggcctcttgttaaggAGTATAACTTGTAAAAAAAACTCATAATAGCGAAATGTGCAATATCTTAAATTTGATGAATTGATCTAAAATCCTATAGCTTTTTGTTACAGATTTATCGATTATAGCGGAAATGATATTCTAAAACCGAGTCCGGACACAGAACCAGGTTCGGATATTTTCGACGACAGAGCGTAGGTTTTtcttttagtttttttctttttctttctttcttttttcatgTCATTGCTTATTGAATTAAATGTATAGCAATCGTTCACTGcattgattttattgtcatgTTTGGTAAATTGTTGTATGTTACATTTCGGTTTCATGCTTTTTATGCTTTAAATTTTAGGCTTTAAGTCCATAGCTTTTCAACAAATTTCAGTTTAATGATTTGAAATAGTCAATTTTGCGACTATGTTGTTACACGTATTGTGACATAAAAAGATCAGAATAAATGTTGGCACCCCACCGTTGTGACAATTTTTAAACTCGTCCAGTTCCGTGCTTACCGGAACCAACCGAGATTTGCCGAATGAAATAACCAACACGAATTAACCCTTACATTTCcgtgaaaatatcatgttttactactaAATAAATAATGAGGTGTTATTTTTACTGGTGATTCTTCAGGTCGACTCAATCCGTCAAGTCTTCACCTAATAACGGATCTATATCGGACGGACGCTCGGACGGACACCTTGGACACATGGACTTGCGCTCGGACGGATTACTGGACAGACGCGTCACGGAACTCAACCCTTTGTTCAAGCAATGCTACAACAACAAGTAAGATTTCAATCTTGTTTTACGAACATTTTATTTGTCTTCATTTTCATcagggcccagttgttcaaagggtgattaggctaatcaaagtttaatgacaattttcaaataaagataaaatcattTCTAGTCATACGAATTTTATAAAATTCTACAAGAATCCTAAGAACTGCATTCTTTACTTACTTGCTGATTTTAGTAAagatatgatataaaattttgcagtaaatgagaaatgaaaatttcactaatcattTGATTAAGCTAATCATGCTTTGAACAACGTAGTCGTTTGTAACGCCGCTACTGATTGGCTGAAA
Coding sequences:
- the LOC138306258 gene encoding uncharacterized protein — encoded protein: MENLPEDSIASIIEQTIVEETVTGVIKIFNITDDDSDFTTIPPLTQSDLSEPQINRTVVQLTTGSTTLTNFSDTLETFPVLDRTESGPFSIQDQVIMGAAITVGLLAILAVVLRFTMPIFRVRRKAKKHTTEIQAQELYDEKTMGDGSVYVPYTLPMHSDQSQSSSQSDQSQSSTQSDWSETSSNHTKSTYYSSDSHQMALWKEASFGTLMGSTLSLPVCLPGERNSLSRSHSAEGLNASIMTALSRKTFIDYSGNDILKPSPDTEPGSDIFDDRASTQSVKSSPNNGSISDGRSDGHLGHMDLRSDGLLDRRVTELNPLFKQCYNNKYKANLSGSKSTEEKCL